One genomic region from Haloterrigena gelatinilytica encodes:
- a CDS encoding MarR family transcriptional regulator — protein MAETDGEDIEDLPPSAKLVFKVLEYDGPLTQKQIVEESMLSARTVRYALERLEEIGIVDEDIYFADARQSLYRLEEPVAADGNGVEESPKKDACCAE, from the coding sequence ATGGCAGAGACCGACGGGGAGGACATCGAAGATTTGCCACCGAGCGCCAAACTGGTCTTCAAGGTTCTCGAGTACGACGGGCCGCTGACCCAGAAACAGATCGTCGAAGAGTCGATGCTGTCAGCCCGAACCGTCCGCTACGCGCTCGAGCGGTTAGAGGAGATCGGGATCGTCGACGAGGACATCTACTTCGCCGACGCGCGCCAGAGCCTCTATCGACTCGAGGAGCCGGTGGCAGCCGACGGAAACGGCGTCGAGGAGTCCCCGAAGAAGGACGCCTGCTGCGCCGAATAA
- a CDS encoding metal-dependent hydrolase encodes MYRGGHIGFNALLYAPFVPLVSRGWSLEMALAGAVLAVGLANLPDVDQPLPRVPHRGPTHTIWFALLVGLLASVATALAVPSTSAFRFGFVVGTGSIVAHLAGDIVTPMGISPFAPVSRYHVTLNWFKSKNGRINRAFLLVGSTALLASLGLTIGRVGAVAPVG; translated from the coding sequence ATGTACCGAGGCGGTCACATCGGCTTCAACGCCCTCCTGTACGCTCCGTTCGTCCCGCTGGTGAGCCGCGGCTGGTCGCTCGAGATGGCGCTCGCGGGAGCGGTCCTCGCCGTCGGGCTGGCGAACCTCCCGGACGTCGACCAGCCGCTGCCGCGGGTCCCTCACCGCGGGCCGACGCACACGATCTGGTTCGCCCTGCTCGTCGGGCTGTTGGCCAGCGTCGCAACGGCGCTGGCCGTCCCCTCGACGTCGGCCTTCCGGTTCGGATTCGTCGTCGGGACCGGCAGCATCGTCGCCCACCTCGCGGGGGATATCGTGACGCCGATGGGGATCAGCCCCTTCGCGCCGGTCTCGCGGTACCACGTCACCCTCAACTGGTTCAAGTCCAAGAACGGGCGGATCAACCGGGCGTTCCTGCTGGTCGGATCGACCGCGCTACTCGCGTCGCTGGGCCTGACGATCGGACGCGTCGGAGCGGTCGCTCCGGTGGGTTGA
- a CDS encoding glycosyltransferase family 4 protein: MKISHYFELEEHVTGGIRESVVHQRKMLDRLDVEYTTEPTLDADVLHCNLMGPRSVWYARRARSRGIPVVAHTHVTAEDFGDSFRFTNALARPLKPYLEWAYGLADALVCPSEYNRRLIETYTDARTTVVSNGVDGEKLDGFESLEAEYRERYDLESPTVFLVGHVIKRKGLETFVELARRLPHLDFAWFGPLDLSLKGRETTRLIEESPDNCTFTGYVDDIRGAFAAGDIFCFPTHEENEGIALLEAMTAGKPILVRDIETFSWLEDGEDCLKVAASDAGVDAFADAIERLEDPDLRERLGSNAAERSEAFTLESVANRYQTLYDEVT; encoded by the coding sequence ATGAAGATCAGCCACTACTTCGAACTCGAGGAGCACGTCACCGGCGGCATCCGCGAGTCGGTCGTCCACCAGCGGAAGATGCTGGATCGGCTGGACGTCGAGTACACGACCGAGCCGACGCTGGACGCCGACGTCCTCCACTGTAACCTCATGGGACCGCGCTCGGTCTGGTACGCGCGGCGGGCGCGATCGCGGGGGATCCCCGTCGTCGCCCACACCCACGTCACCGCCGAGGACTTCGGGGACAGCTTTCGGTTTACCAACGCGCTCGCGAGGCCTCTGAAACCGTACCTCGAGTGGGCCTACGGGCTGGCCGACGCGCTGGTCTGTCCCTCCGAGTACAACCGACGGCTGATCGAGACGTACACCGACGCGAGGACGACCGTCGTCTCGAACGGCGTCGACGGCGAGAAACTCGACGGGTTCGAGTCCCTCGAGGCGGAGTACCGCGAGCGCTACGACCTCGAGTCGCCGACGGTCTTCCTCGTCGGCCACGTGATCAAGCGCAAGGGTCTCGAGACGTTCGTCGAACTGGCCCGCCGGCTGCCCCACCTCGATTTCGCGTGGTTCGGCCCGCTGGACCTCTCGCTCAAGGGTCGAGAAACGACGCGGCTCATCGAGGAGTCGCCGGACAACTGCACGTTCACCGGCTACGTCGACGACATCCGCGGCGCGTTCGCAGCGGGAGACATCTTCTGTTTCCCCACCCACGAGGAAAACGAGGGCATCGCGCTGCTGGAAGCGATGACGGCCGGCAAACCGATCCTCGTCCGCGACATCGAGACGTTCTCCTGGCTCGAGGACGGCGAGGACTGTCTGAAGGTGGCGGCGTCGGACGCCGGCGTCGACGCGTTCGCAGACGCCATCGAGCGACTCGAGGACCCAGACCTCCGGGAGCGACTCGGATCGAACGCAGCCGAACGGAGCGAGGCGTTTACGCTCGAGTCGGTCGCGAACCGGTACCAGACACTTTACGACGAGGTGACCTGA
- a CDS encoding lysylphosphatidylglycerol synthase transmembrane domain-containing protein — protein sequence MNERNRRRLLIGAFGALAVFAVLFFAVGARDVIDTLFSAAPSLVVATFALALCWLAAWSLMLRTVLVALDVELSVVKAFFVYAGAVFANNVTPFGQAGGEPVAALLISKTADARYETGLAGIASVDVLNVVPSISLILVGVGYYGTTAAVGDRLETAVGSAVVLIAAIVLAMAFVWRHRHALTERLPAVIAPRLGRLGLARFQSDTLEADLTDRMGRFFENIERVSTDRWRLSAVVGLSLAGWLFQTVALMAAFAALGEPVAPYILLFAIPLANLAGAAPLPGGLGGIEAAFVTLLVPTTGIPASTVTAAVLIFRGAIYWMPILIGGLSVSAFGVKALE from the coding sequence ATGAACGAGCGAAATCGGCGGCGGCTCCTCATCGGCGCGTTCGGCGCGCTCGCCGTCTTCGCCGTGCTGTTCTTCGCGGTCGGTGCGCGCGACGTCATCGACACGCTGTTCTCGGCCGCGCCCTCGCTGGTCGTCGCGACCTTCGCCCTCGCGCTGTGCTGGCTGGCCGCGTGGAGCCTGATGCTCCGGACCGTACTGGTCGCCCTCGACGTCGAGCTGTCGGTCGTCAAGGCGTTTTTCGTCTACGCCGGCGCCGTCTTCGCCAACAACGTCACGCCGTTCGGCCAGGCCGGTGGGGAGCCGGTCGCGGCGCTGCTCATCTCGAAGACCGCCGACGCGCGCTACGAGACGGGGCTGGCCGGGATCGCCAGCGTCGACGTGCTCAACGTCGTCCCCTCGATCTCGCTGATCCTCGTCGGGGTCGGCTACTACGGGACCACCGCCGCCGTCGGCGACCGCCTCGAGACGGCCGTCGGCTCGGCGGTCGTGCTGATCGCGGCGATCGTCCTCGCCATGGCGTTCGTCTGGCGACACCGGCACGCGCTCACCGAGCGGCTGCCGGCCGTCATCGCCCCCCGTCTCGGTCGCCTCGGGCTCGCCCGCTTCCAGAGCGACACGCTCGAGGCGGACCTGACCGATCGGATGGGCCGCTTCTTCGAAAACATCGAGCGCGTCTCGACCGATCGCTGGCGACTCTCCGCCGTCGTCGGTCTCTCGCTGGCCGGCTGGCTCTTCCAGACGGTCGCGCTCATGGCCGCCTTCGCCGCGCTGGGCGAACCCGTCGCGCCGTACATCCTGCTGTTCGCGATCCCGCTCGCGAACCTCGCGGGCGCCGCTCCGCTCCCCGGCGGGCTCGGCGGTATCGAAGCCGCCTTCGTCACGCTGCTCGTGCCGACCACCGGCATCCCGGCGTCGACGGTCACCGCGGCCGTACTCATCTTCCGCGGGGCGATCTACTGGATGCCCATCCTGATCGGCGGCCTCTCGGTGTCCGCCTTCGGCGTCAAGGCCCTCGAGTGA
- a CDS encoding NAD+ synthase, translating into MGAERKTIVDAGIGRTTGTFITDRPGLERVRSRIVDDIRTTVEDAGAAGVVVAMSGGIDSTATAELAVEALGSDRVLGLGLPCHKSERAGVSEARTIAEGLGIEFREIQLRPVLEAFEEAAAIELEPGDDGDDARPDERTHAIGNVTARLRMCCAYYAANRQRRLVLGTANRSELLLGYFTKHGDGAADAYPLGDLYKTEVRALAKRIGVPRRIVSKEPSAGFWAGQTDADELGATYDVIDPLLRRLVDEDESIEDAATTLEIDRETARSIAWLCDETEHKRSMPPTPGIADRGAERPLTGQ; encoded by the coding sequence ATGGGCGCTGAGAGGAAGACGATCGTCGATGCTGGAATCGGGCGCACGACCGGGACGTTCATCACGGATCGACCGGGACTCGAGCGCGTCCGCTCGCGGATCGTCGACGACATTCGGACGACGGTCGAGGACGCGGGCGCCGCGGGCGTCGTCGTCGCGATGAGCGGCGGGATCGATTCGACGGCGACCGCCGAACTGGCCGTTGAGGCCCTCGGCAGCGATCGGGTTCTCGGGCTCGGGCTCCCCTGCCACAAGAGCGAACGAGCCGGCGTGAGCGAGGCCAGAACGATCGCCGAAGGGCTGGGCATCGAGTTCAGAGAGATCCAGTTGCGGCCGGTCCTCGAGGCGTTCGAGGAGGCGGCCGCGATCGAACTCGAGCCGGGAGACGACGGCGACGACGCACGTCCCGACGAGCGCACCCACGCGATCGGCAACGTGACCGCACGGTTGCGGATGTGCTGTGCGTACTACGCGGCGAACCGCCAGCGCCGACTCGTGCTCGGCACCGCCAATCGCTCCGAGCTGCTGCTGGGCTATTTCACCAAGCACGGCGACGGGGCGGCCGACGCGTATCCCCTCGGTGACCTCTACAAGACCGAAGTGCGGGCGCTCGCGAAGCGGATCGGCGTTCCGCGCCGGATCGTCAGCAAGGAGCCGTCGGCGGGGTTCTGGGCGGGCCAGACCGACGCCGACGAACTCGGCGCCACCTACGACGTCATCGACCCGCTGTTACGACGGCTCGTCGACGAGGACGAGTCGATCGAGGACGCCGCGACGACGCTCGAGATCGACCGCGAGACGGCGCGGTCGATCGCGTGGCTCTGTGACGAAACCGAGCACAAGCGATCGATGCCGCCGACGCCCGGAATCGCCGACCGCGGCGCCGAGCGACCGCTGACGGGACAGTGA
- a CDS encoding sulfatase, which translates to MDDAQQSNVLFVVLDTVRKDRLGPYGYERETTPELSAFAEEATVFESAVAPAPWTLPVHASLFTGRYPSQHGADQGSPYLEDETTLASILSAAGYDTACYSSNAWITPYTGLTDGFDAQDSFFEVLPGDVLSGPLASAWQTVNDNDYLRDLASKLVRLGAMAHEKLASGEGADTKTPSVIDRTKSFVDDSESDEGWFAFVNLMDAHLPYYPPEEYREEFAPGVDPGSVCQNSKEYNSGARDIDGEEWEAIRGLYDAEIAHMDAELGRLFDWLRETGQWEETTVVVCADHGELHGEHDLYGHEFALYDQLINVPLLVKHPALEADRRDDLVELLDCYHTVLEALDVDPADALAPADDGSVAGRDPTRSLLSSEYRAFEAAPEPDPGQRAVLDAASDEASDDTSSSDGADDYAFVEYAQPVIELHHLEEKASEAGLELPDDHRAYSRLRAARSTDAKYVRADRIPDEGYRLDEDPAESTPVDPADDEVVAAAERALARFERAAGGAWVDPSETDAEDADALAEADEETRDRLRELGYLE; encoded by the coding sequence ATGGACGACGCTCAGCAATCCAACGTCCTTTTCGTCGTGCTGGATACGGTCCGCAAGGACCGACTGGGTCCGTACGGCTACGAGCGGGAGACGACGCCCGAACTCTCCGCGTTCGCAGAGGAGGCGACCGTCTTCGAGTCGGCCGTCGCGCCCGCGCCGTGGACGCTACCGGTCCACGCCTCGCTGTTTACCGGCCGGTACCCGAGCCAGCACGGGGCCGATCAGGGGAGTCCGTACCTCGAGGACGAGACGACCCTCGCGTCGATCCTCTCGGCGGCCGGCTACGACACGGCGTGTTACTCCTCGAACGCCTGGATCACCCCCTACACCGGACTCACCGACGGGTTCGACGCGCAGGACTCGTTCTTCGAGGTCCTCCCCGGCGACGTCCTCTCGGGGCCGCTGGCCAGCGCCTGGCAGACGGTCAACGACAACGACTACCTCCGCGATCTGGCGTCGAAACTCGTCAGACTCGGCGCCATGGCCCACGAGAAGCTCGCCAGCGGCGAGGGCGCCGATACGAAGACGCCGTCGGTCATCGACCGGACGAAGTCCTTCGTCGACGACAGCGAGAGCGACGAGGGGTGGTTCGCCTTCGTCAACCTGATGGACGCTCACCTGCCCTACTATCCGCCCGAGGAGTACCGCGAGGAGTTCGCTCCCGGCGTCGATCCGGGGTCGGTCTGCCAGAACTCGAAGGAGTACAACTCGGGCGCCCGCGACATCGACGGCGAGGAGTGGGAGGCCATCCGCGGGCTCTACGACGCCGAAATCGCCCACATGGACGCCGAACTCGGCCGCCTGTTCGACTGGCTGCGCGAGACCGGCCAGTGGGAGGAGACGACCGTCGTCGTCTGCGCCGACCACGGCGAACTCCACGGCGAACACGACCTCTACGGCCACGAGTTCGCCCTCTACGACCAGTTGATCAACGTCCCGCTGCTGGTCAAACACCCCGCACTCGAGGCCGACCGACGCGACGACCTCGTCGAGTTGCTCGACTGCTATCACACGGTCCTCGAGGCGCTGGACGTCGATCCCGCCGACGCGCTCGCGCCGGCGGACGACGGCTCCGTCGCCGGCCGCGATCCGACGCGATCCCTGCTCTCGAGCGAGTATCGGGCCTTCGAGGCGGCGCCGGAACCGGATCCCGGACAGCGGGCGGTGCTCGACGCCGCGAGCGACGAGGCGTCCGACGATACCTCGAGCAGCGACGGGGCTGACGACTACGCGTTCGTCGAGTACGCCCAGCCGGTGATCGAACTCCACCACTTAGAGGAGAAGGCCAGCGAGGCCGGGCTCGAACTGCCCGACGACCACCGTGCCTACTCCCGCCTGCGCGCGGCCCGCAGCACCGACGCGAAGTACGTCCGGGCCGACCGCATCCCCGACGAGGGGTACCGACTCGACGAGGACCCCGCGGAATCGACGCCCGTCGATCCGGCCGACGACGAGGTCGTCGCCGCCGCCGAACGCGCGCTCGCCCGCTTCGAGCGGGCCGCCGGCGGCGCGTGGGTCGATCCCAGCGAGACGGACGCCGAGGACGCCGACGCGCTGGCCGAGGCCGACGAGGAGACCCGCGACCGCCTGCGCGAACTCGGCTATCTCGAGTAG
- a CDS encoding glycosyltransferase codes for MKIGFFTDSYFPEIDGVTYTIKLWREELEQDGHEVYVVYPDGDYEPGDREIPVKSVSNPFYPGYRIPVFKRPSTLPELDVVHCHGPATVGVLGRYYARKHDLPAVYTHHTPIEEYFHQNVKFESIADALSRLYVPLENALLRSFDIVTASTSRIERDVEHVQLPVGIDMEFFQPTDEDWYPDRTVIGYSGRLSMEKNVSEILRVAETLPEYDFVIVGDGPYRDCLEREAPDNVEIRGFLPREELPIFYSSIDAFVTASTADTLGLSTLEANACGTPVVASDVPPFDRTIGPDNGERFAYGDLEAMADAVERCLRSDRDTRAAIERYDVRQTLEHLEHLYRTVRSSGTASPTDVTDDWFSDDSHSSPK; via the coding sequence ATGAAAATCGGTTTCTTTACGGACAGTTACTTCCCCGAGATCGACGGCGTCACGTATACGATCAAACTCTGGCGCGAGGAGTTAGAACAGGACGGACACGAGGTGTACGTCGTCTACCCGGACGGCGACTACGAGCCCGGCGACCGCGAGATCCCGGTCAAATCGGTGTCCAATCCGTTCTACCCCGGCTATCGGATTCCCGTGTTCAAACGCCCGTCGACGCTGCCGGAGCTGGACGTCGTCCACTGTCACGGGCCGGCGACGGTCGGCGTACTCGGGCGGTACTACGCCCGGAAACACGATCTGCCCGCGGTGTACACCCACCACACGCCGATCGAGGAGTACTTCCACCAGAACGTCAAGTTCGAGTCGATCGCCGACGCGCTCTCGAGGCTGTACGTCCCGCTGGAGAACGCGCTCCTCCGGAGCTTCGATATCGTCACCGCCTCCACGAGCCGAATCGAACGCGACGTGGAACACGTTCAGCTCCCCGTCGGCATCGACATGGAGTTCTTCCAGCCGACCGACGAGGACTGGTATCCCGACCGGACCGTCATCGGCTACAGCGGTCGGCTCAGCATGGAGAAAAACGTCAGTGAGATCCTCCGCGTCGCCGAGACGCTCCCGGAGTATGACTTCGTCATCGTCGGCGACGGCCCCTACCGCGACTGCCTCGAGCGCGAGGCGCCCGACAACGTCGAGATCCGCGGCTTCCTCCCCCGCGAGGAGCTGCCGATCTTCTACTCCTCGATCGACGCGTTCGTCACCGCCTCGACCGCCGACACGCTCGGGCTCTCGACGCTCGAGGCCAACGCCTGCGGCACGCCCGTCGTCGCGTCCGACGTCCCGCCGTTCGACCGGACGATCGGGCCCGACAACGGCGAGCGGTTCGCCTACGGCGACCTCGAGGCGATGGCCGACGCCGTCGAACGCTGTCTCCGGTCGGATCGGGACACGCGGGCGGCCATCGAACGCTACGACGTCCGGCAAACGCTCGAGCACCTCGAGCACCTCTATCGGACCGTCCGATCCTCGGGAACCGCGTCTCCGACGGACGTCACCGACGACTGGTTCTCCGACGACTCGCACAGTTCGCCGAAGTAA
- a CDS encoding M20 family metallopeptidase gives MEVVDLTRELVSIPSHEDETAAGDYIEAWLRRETDADVARDEVGNVIARRSGGVGAGAGADSRTDSSPGGETTPAERSLALVGHHDVVEPADAQLEDGEYVLEERDGRLYGRGAADMKGAVAAAMLAFRDATSGSNEGEEDGDRGGDGAAELVFASFVGEEVGGVGARHAIDRGFAPDYAVVGEGSTGYSGPDVTDVAVAHKGRRGSTITARGTAAHASEVGAGENAIYRATDAVDRVRDLEPPSVEVAGEAIEGSLAVTEIEGGSAMNVVPDRCELTVDERTVPGERAALERVEDLAGVEWTVDQDLPPMRCDDEAFATAVLEAADDAQPGSPELIAKPHATDAGWLAAAGTECVICGAAEPGEAHTEDESVSLEVLERCRETYRTVAASWLS, from the coding sequence ATGGAGGTCGTCGACCTGACCCGCGAACTCGTCTCGATCCCCAGCCACGAGGACGAGACGGCCGCGGGGGACTACATCGAAGCGTGGCTCCGCCGCGAAACCGACGCCGACGTGGCGCGAGACGAGGTCGGGAACGTAATCGCCCGCCGGAGCGGAGGCGTGGGCGCTGGCGCAGGTGCAGACTCGCGGACGGACTCGAGCCCGGGAGGCGAGACGACGCCGGCGGAACGGTCGCTGGCGCTGGTCGGCCACCACGACGTCGTCGAGCCGGCCGACGCGCAGCTCGAGGACGGCGAGTACGTCCTCGAGGAGCGGGACGGTCGCCTCTACGGCCGCGGTGCGGCCGACATGAAGGGCGCCGTCGCAGCCGCGATGCTCGCGTTTCGCGACGCTACAAGTGGGAGCAACGAGGGGGAGGAAGACGGCGACAGAGGTGGAGACGGGGCGGCGGAACTCGTCTTCGCGAGCTTCGTCGGCGAGGAGGTCGGCGGCGTCGGCGCGCGCCACGCCATCGACCGGGGGTTCGCGCCCGACTACGCCGTCGTCGGCGAGGGCTCGACGGGCTACTCGGGGCCGGACGTCACGGACGTCGCGGTCGCCCACAAGGGCCGTCGCGGATCGACGATCACCGCCCGCGGGACGGCCGCCCACGCCAGCGAGGTCGGCGCCGGCGAGAACGCCATCTACCGCGCGACCGACGCCGTCGACCGCGTCCGCGACCTCGAGCCGCCGTCGGTCGAGGTGGCCGGCGAGGCCATCGAGGGGAGCCTCGCCGTCACCGAAATCGAGGGCGGCTCGGCGATGAACGTCGTCCCGGACCGCTGCGAACTGACCGTCGACGAGCGGACCGTCCCGGGCGAGCGGGCCGCCCTCGAGCGCGTCGAGGACCTCGCTGGCGTCGAGTGGACCGTCGACCAGGACCTGCCGCCGATGCGCTGCGACGACGAGGCGTTCGCGACGGCAGTCCTCGAGGCGGCCGACGACGCTCAACCGGGGTCGCCGGAACTGATCGCGAAGCCCCACGCGACCGATGCGGGGTGGCTCGCCGCGGCCGGCACGGAGTGCGTGATCTGTGGCGCCGCCGAACCCGGCGAGGCCCACACCGAAGACGAGAGCGTCTCCCTCGAAGTCCTCGAGCGGTGCCGGGAGACCTACCGGACGGTGGCGGCGTCGTGGCTCAGTTAG
- a CDS encoding PINc/VapC family ATPase, with amino-acid sequence MNVVPDTSVVIDGRVSATVDDGQFEGATISVPEAVVAELEAQANDGIDTGWDGLEELQRLADLADEGVIELEYVGERPNAIERGHASEGEIDALIRDLAEDLGATFLTSDVVQAEVARAKGLDVEHVSPETREVGTLTVETYFDDQTMSVHLKTGAVPKAKRGELGEMRYEAIADEPLDEATMDEYAREIVDAAKESPDGFLELSEPGMKIVQFRDYRIAIGRPPFADGIEITAVRPIAQTDIEDYENADELKERLLERQRGVLISGAPGAGKSTFAQAVARFISDHDYAVKTMEKPRDLQVGPDITQYTELGGEMAKTADALLMVRPDYTIYDEVRKTDDFEVFADMRLAGVGMIGVVHATRPIDALQRLVGRVELGMIPQVVDTVVYIEAGEVNTVYDVRTEVKVPAGLTEEDLARPVIQVTNFETGEPEYEIYTFNRQVVTVPLTDDEGGPGNESGVDRIAKQEIEREIRSIARGYVDVELKSQDKAVVYVEEDDISSVIGKGGGRITDVENRLGIDIDVRTHDENPNYGAGSGGGSASADGRGGGGTQAGQMVTPEITSRHIVIPVDGNHGETVEVQAGGEYLFTATVSRGGEIQVSRGSAIAEELEQAIDRKEPVTVVPS; translated from the coding sequence ATGAACGTCGTGCCGGATACGAGCGTGGTCATCGACGGCCGCGTCTCGGCGACAGTCGACGACGGGCAGTTCGAGGGAGCGACGATTTCGGTGCCGGAAGCCGTCGTCGCGGAACTCGAAGCGCAGGCCAACGACGGGATCGATACCGGCTGGGACGGGCTGGAGGAGCTCCAGCGTCTCGCCGACCTCGCCGACGAGGGCGTCATCGAACTCGAGTACGTCGGCGAGCGGCCCAACGCCATCGAGCGGGGCCACGCCTCGGAGGGCGAGATCGACGCCCTCATTCGGGATCTCGCCGAGGATCTCGGCGCCACCTTCCTGACCAGCGACGTCGTCCAGGCGGAGGTCGCCCGGGCGAAGGGGCTCGACGTCGAACACGTCTCCCCCGAGACCCGCGAGGTCGGCACGCTCACCGTCGAGACCTACTTCGACGATCAGACGATGAGCGTCCACCTCAAGACGGGCGCGGTGCCGAAGGCAAAGCGCGGCGAACTCGGCGAGATGCGCTACGAGGCGATCGCCGACGAGCCGTTAGACGAGGCGACGATGGACGAGTACGCCCGCGAGATCGTCGACGCCGCCAAGGAGTCCCCCGACGGCTTCCTCGAGCTCTCCGAGCCGGGGATGAAGATCGTCCAGTTCCGGGACTACCGGATCGCGATCGGCCGGCCCCCCTTCGCCGACGGCATCGAAATCACCGCCGTCCGGCCGATCGCCCAGACCGACATCGAGGACTACGAGAACGCCGACGAGCTGAAAGAGCGACTGCTCGAGCGCCAGCGCGGCGTCCTGATCTCGGGCGCCCCCGGTGCCGGGAAGTCGACGTTCGCGCAGGCGGTCGCCCGCTTCATCTCCGATCACGACTACGCGGTCAAGACGATGGAGAAACCGCGGGACCTACAGGTCGGCCCCGACATCACCCAGTACACCGAACTCGGCGGCGAGATGGCCAAGACGGCCGACGCCCTGCTGATGGTCCGCCCGGACTACACCATCTACGACGAGGTCCGGAAGACCGACGACTTCGAGGTCTTCGCGGACATGCGGCTGGCGGGCGTCGGCATGATCGGCGTCGTCCACGCGACGCGGCCGATCGACGCCCTCCAGCGGCTCGTGGGTCGCGTCGAACTCGGGATGATCCCGCAGGTCGTCGACACCGTCGTCTACATCGAGGCCGGCGAGGTCAACACCGTCTACGACGTCCGGACGGAGGTCAAGGTCCCCGCCGGACTCACCGAGGAGGACCTCGCGCGGCCGGTCATTCAGGTCACGAACTTCGAGACCGGCGAACCCGAGTACGAGATCTACACCTTCAACCGCCAGGTCGTCACCGTCCCGCTCACGGACGACGAGGGCGGCCCCGGCAACGAGTCCGGCGTCGACCGCATCGCCAAACAGGAGATCGAACGCGAGATCCGCTCGATCGCCCGCGGCTACGTCGACGTCGAACTCAAGAGCCAGGACAAGGCCGTCGTCTACGTCGAGGAGGACGACATCTCGAGCGTCATCGGCAAGGGCGGCGGTCGCATCACCGACGTCGAGAACCGCCTCGGGATCGACATCGACGTCCGGACTCACGACGAGAACCCCAACTACGGGGCCGGTAGCGGCGGCGGCAGTGCCAGCGCGGACGGCAGAGGCGGAGGCGGTACCCAGGCCGGACAGATGGTCACCCCCGAGATCACCTCGCGACACATCGTCATCCCCGTCGACGGCAACCACGGCGAGACCGTCGAGGTCCAGGCCGGCGGCGAGTACCTCTTCACCGCGACGGTGAGCCGCGGCGGCGAGATTCAGGTTTCGCGTGGCAGCGCGATCGCCGAGGAGTTAGAGCAAGCGATCGATCGGAAGGAGCCGGTGACGGTCGTGCCGTCGTAG
- a CDS encoding DedA family protein: MVPLQLEGMPGWLESLFTSEFAFAVLLGICILEGAMMLRFMPSELVVPSALALIGSSIPETVAIVAVAVVGTTIGQFLLFCLVRRAGREYVIQKRWFPLTESRLERFDGWFDRWGGIAVAASNTMLVVRGLLTIPAGLSEMDGRTFVALSALGSLSFQSILAALYLFGGYLLAL; encoded by the coding sequence ATGGTACCGCTGCAACTCGAGGGGATGCCGGGCTGGCTCGAGTCGCTGTTCACGTCGGAGTTCGCGTTCGCGGTCCTGCTCGGGATCTGCATCCTCGAGGGCGCGATGATGCTGCGGTTCATGCCGAGCGAACTGGTCGTGCCGTCCGCGTTGGCGCTAATCGGATCGTCGATCCCGGAAACGGTCGCGATCGTCGCCGTCGCCGTCGTCGGGACGACGATCGGTCAGTTCCTGCTGTTCTGTCTCGTCCGCCGCGCCGGGCGGGAGTACGTCATCCAGAAGCGGTGGTTCCCCCTCACGGAGTCGCGACTCGAGCGCTTCGACGGCTGGTTCGACCGCTGGGGCGGGATCGCCGTCGCCGCGAGTAACACGATGCTGGTCGTCAGGGGGCTGCTCACGATTCCCGCAGGGCTCTCGGAGATGGACGGCCGGACGTTCGTCGCGCTGTCGGCGCTCGGCTCGCTTTCCTTCCAGTCGATCCTCGCCGCCCTCTACCTGTTCGGCGGTTATCTGCTGGCCCTGTGA
- a CDS encoding metal-dependent hydrolase: protein MDTTRIAFLAAAFATHAVVGYALVRGATDVDPRLGVVLGLLPDADFLFPEAWGWPLVHRGLTHTPVFAAAAVAGAYALRRDRTVAIAVGLGLGSHLAIDSLSAKGIDWLFPLADTAGPGVPIHGPAATALLWATSLGVLAWRTEDPLVASVPSDRSTHRSDRSDASDRQAQRRE, encoded by the coding sequence ATGGACACGACGCGGATCGCGTTTCTCGCCGCTGCCTTCGCCACCCACGCGGTCGTCGGTTACGCCCTCGTCCGTGGAGCTACCGACGTCGATCCGCGGCTCGGCGTCGTTCTCGGTCTCCTCCCGGACGCGGACTTCCTGTTCCCCGAGGCGTGGGGGTGGCCGCTGGTTCACCGCGGACTCACGCACACGCCGGTGTTCGCGGCCGCCGCCGTCGCCGGCGCGTACGCGCTCCGGCGGGATCGGACGGTCGCGATCGCCGTCGGACTGGGACTCGGCTCGCACCTCGCTATCGACTCCCTGTCGGCGAAGGGGATCGACTGGCTGTTCCCGCTCGCGGACACCGCGGGACCCGGCGTTCCGATTCACGGTCCCGCGGCGACGGCGCTGCTCTGGGCGACGTCGCTCGGCGTCCTCGCGTGGCGGACGGAGGACCCTCTCGTCGCGTCGGTTCCGAGCGACCGATCAACCCACCGGAGCGACCGCTCCGACGCGTCCGATCGTCAGGCCCAGCGACGCGAGTAG